A single genomic interval of Zingiber officinale cultivar Zhangliang chromosome 4A, Zo_v1.1, whole genome shotgun sequence harbors:
- the LOC121972390 gene encoding zinc finger MYM-type protein 1-like, which translates to MTNWRKAMEVFNTHVGGVASAHNDARTQLEAFKNQRQSVSHLLQAQGREMEVAYRTRLTTTLDVTRFLLKQGLPFRGHDESLNSSNKGNFLELIEWYTQRNDEVAKTMNENAPGNNQIKSPTVQKDLTRACAAEVTNVILNDIKDNIFSLMVDECRDISVKEQMGVVLRYVNKHGCVIERFLAIVHVSDTSAISLKKAIDELFAKHKLSLSRSRGQGYDGASNMRGEYNGLKALILKENSSARYVHCFAHQLQLVVVAVAKSNRIVSDFFQYVTMIVNITGASCKRKDKFRQLEHDRLVECLEKVLENVYDDGTNDDNSGIATSLIDKMENYEFVFVMHLMKSLLGITNELSLAIQQKDQNIVLAVSLIKTMKVRLQKLREEGWENFLDVVNKFCSNHMIPVPNMEENMRTRGRSRRNGQMITNFHHYRVEIFYQVLDMMVQEMSNRFSESSTEVLTCIACLDLKDSFSQFDIGKLLHLAELYPEDFSLTDRAILEDQLETYIQNIRGEFSMIEDLGSLAKKMVETGKNTIFPLVYRLIELALVLPVATASVERVFSAMKIIKTDLRNRMGDEWMNDSLVVYIKKDILLQLKMNKFYSIFNR; encoded by the exons ATGACTAATTGGAGAAAAGCAATGGAAGTATTTAATACGCATGTTGGTGGTGTAGCTAGTGCTCACAATGATGCGAGAACACAACTTGAGGCTTTTAAAAATCAACGACAAAGTGTGTCACATTTGCTACAAGCACAGGGGCGTGAAATGGAGGTTGCATATCGCACTCGATTAACGACAACTTTAGATGTTACACGCTTTCTTTTGAAACAAGGTTTGCCTTTCCGTGGACATGATGAGTCATTGAATTCTTCAAATAAAGGTAACTTTCTTGAATTGATTGAGTGGTATACCCAAAGAAATGATGAGGTTGCCAAGACCATGAATGAAAATGCCCCTGGAAACAATCAAATTAAGTCTCCAACAGttcaaaaggatttaacacgGGCTTGTGCTGCTGAAGTCACAAATGTCATTCTTAATGATATAAAAGACAATATATTTTCTCTTATGGTTGATGAGTGTCGAGATATTTCAGTCAAAGAACAAATGGGAGTTGTTTTAAGATACGTGAACAAACATGGATGTGTTATTGAAAGATTTCTTGCTATTGTACATGTGTCTGACACTTCTGCTATTTCTTTAAAGAAGGCTATTGATGAATTGTTTGCAAAACATAAGTTGTCATTATCAAGATCGAGAGGTCAAGGATACGATGGAGCTTCAAATATGCGAGGTGAGTATAATGGATTGAAGGCTCTTATATTGAAGGAAAATTCATCTGCAAGGTATGTCCATTGTTTTGCTCACCAACTTCAACTAGTTGTTGTTGCAGTTGCTAAAAGCAATCGAATTGTGAGTGATTTCTTCCAATATGTTACTATGATTGTGAATATTACTGGTGCTTCATGcaaaagaaaagataagtttAGACAACTTGAACATGATAGACTTGTAGAATGTTTGGAGAAAG TGCTTGAAAATGTGTATGATGATGGTACTAATGATGATAATAGTGGTATCGCCACCAGTTTAATTGATAAGATGGAGAATTATGAATTTGTGTTTGTGATGCATTTGATGAAATCTTTATTGGGAATCACAAATGAGTTGTCACTTGCCATACAACAAAAGGATCAAAACATTGTACTGGCTGTCAGTTTGATCAAGACAATGAAAGTTCGATTACAAAAATTGAGAGAGGAAGGATGGGAGAATTTTTTGGACGTCGTCAACAAATTTTGTAGTAACCACATGATTCCAGTACCGAATATGGAAGAAAATATGAGAACTCGTGGTCGCAGTAGACGTAATGGACAAATGATTACTAATTTTCATCACTATCGTGTTGAAATTTTTTATcag GTTCTTGATATGATGGTTCAAGAGATGAGTAATCGGTTTTCAGAATCAAGTACGGAGGTACTTACTTGCATTGCTTGCTTAGATCTAAAGGACTCTTTTTCTCAATTTGATATTGGAAAGCTACTCCACCTTGCTGAACTTTATCCGGAGGACTTTTCATTGACTGATCGTGCAATACTTGAGGACCAACTTGAGACTTACATTCAAAATATACGAGGTGAATTTTCTATGATTGAAGATTTGGGAAGTCTTGCTAAAAAGATGGTTGAAACGGGGAAGAATACAATTTTTCCATTGGTATATCGTTTGATCGAGTTAGCATTAGTTTTACCAGTTGCAACTGCTTCTGTTGAAAGAGTTTTTTCTGCGATGAAAATTATCAAGACTGATTTGCGTAATAGGATGGGGGATGAGTGGATGAATGACAGTTTGGTAGTATACATCAAGAAGGACATTTTGCTACAATTGAAAATGAACAAATTTTACAGCATTTTCAACAGATGA